GCACCACCGGCTACGAGGAAGCCGCGGCCCAGGGCCTGTTTGCCGGCATCAACGCCGCCCTGCAATGCCGTGGCGAAGATGCCTGGCTGCCGCGCCGCGACGAAGCCTACCTAGGCGTGCTCGTCGACGATCTGATCACCAAGGGCGTGACCGAGCCCTATCGCATGTTCACCAGCCGGGCCGAATTCAGGCTGCAGCTGCGCGAAGACAACGCCGACATGCGACTGACCGAAGCAGGGCGCAAACTGGGCTTGGTCGGCGACGCCCAATGGGAGGCTTTCAGCCGCAAGCGGGAAGTTGTTTCACGTGAAACAGAACGCCTCCGGTCGATCTGGGTCAACCCACGGAACCTGCCGGCCGCGGAGTCGGAGCGCGTGCTCGGCAAGGCGATCGAGCACGAATACAACCTGGCCGACCTGCTGCGCCGGCCGGATGTGAACTACCAGACGCTGATGTCGCTGGACGGCGGGAAGTACGGTGCACCCGTGGCGCTGAATGAAACCGAAATCGAGCAGATCGAGATCTCGGCCAAGTATTCGGGCTACATCGAGCGGCAGCACGACGAAGTGGAGCGGGCCGCGCATTTCGAAAACCTGCGCCTGCCGCCGGACTTCGACTATGGCCAGGTCAAGGCGTTGAGCTTCGAGGTGCGCCAGAAGCTCGACAAGCACCGGCCCGAAACGCTCGGGCTGGCATCGCGCATCTCGGGTGTGACGCCTGCGGCCATTTCCTTGCTGATGATCCATCTGCGCAAGGGCGGCCACAAGGCGTTCAACCGCGACGCCGACGCCGCAACCGAAACGCAGTCGGCCCAATGAGTGCCCCCATCGAGACGCTGCGCGAGGGCGCGGCAGCCCTGGGCCTCGCCTTGTCCGGTCCCCAAGCGGAGCAGCTGCTGTCTTATGGCACGCTGATGCTCAAGTGGAACAAGGTCTACAACCTTACGGCACTGCGCGATCCTGCCAGCGTGCTCACGCACCATCTGCTCGACAGCCTTGCGGCGGTTGCGCCGCTGCAGCGCGAATGGGCAGGGAAGGGCAAGTTGCTGGACGTGGGATCGGGCGGGGGCTTGCCCGGCGTGGTGATTGCCATCATGCGGCCGGACCTCGAGGTCAGCTGCCTCGACGCGGTGGCCAAGAAAGCGGCATTCGTGCAGCAGGTGGCCGCCGAGCTTGAACTGCCCAACCTGCGTGGCCTGCATGCGCGCGTGGAGTCGCTGACTGGAAGCTATGAAGTGATCAGCTCGCGGGCCTTCGCTTCGCTGCCGGATTTTTTCAGCGGCTCGGCGCACCTGCTGGCACCCGAGGGCGTCTGGCTGGCCATGAAAGGCAAGGTGCCCACCGAAGAGCTTGCCGTGCTGCCTGCGGGTGTCTCGGTGTTTCACGTGGAACAATTGGTCGTTCCCGGGCTCGACGCCGAGCGCTGCATCGTCTGGGCGCGCAAACAAACAGCCTGAGCCTGTAAAAAGAAGGCGCCTTTGCCTCGGAAAGCCCCAGCCCATGGGTGTCGGCGCGGGCGGCCTCGCTTAGACTCGACGCCTCCCCTGGCTCTCTTCCCGAGGCAAATCCATGTTCGGCATTGCTGACTACGGCGCATTCGTCGCCGCCATCGTCCTCTTTCTTCTGATACCCGGCCCGGGCAACCTGGCGCTGATCACTTCGACCAGCAAAGGCGGGATTCGCGGAGGATTGGCGGCCACGATGGGCGTGATCCTCGGAGACCAAGTCCTGATGTGGGCCGCCGTGGCGGGCGTCTCGGCCGTGCTGGCGGCCTATCCCGCGGCGTTCAAGGCTGTGCAATGGCTTGGGGCCGCCTACCTGGCATGGCTGGGCGCCAGGATGCTGCTGGCCAAACCTGGCGCAGCCCCGATCCTCAACATCCGCCCCAGCCATTTCCTGCGCCAGGCGCTCGCGATCACCTTGCTGAACCCCAAGGCGATCGTGTTCTACATGGCCTTTTTCCCGCTGTTCGTCGATCCCGCCCGCCACCAGGGCGTGGTCACTTTCGGCGCCATGGCCGTGACCATCGCGGTGCTGACCTTCCTGTATGGGCTGACGTCGACGCTGCTCACGCATTTCCTGGCGGAGCGCATTCGCGCCAACCCGCGTATTTCTGGCGCACTCGAGAAGCTCGCGGGCGTTTTCCTGATCGCATTCGGCGTCAAGCTCGCCATTTCCCGCTGATTCCCTTATGGCCAAGATTTTCTGCATTGCCAACCAGAAGGGCGGCGTCGGCAAGACCACCACCACCGTGAACCTTGCCGCCGGCCTGGCCAAGGTCGGCCAGCGAGTGCTGATGATCGACCTCGATCCCCAGGGCAATGCGACCATGGGTTCCGGCATCGACAAGCGCCAGCTCGAACTCACGGTCTACGACGTGCTGCTCGAGTCGGCCTCCGTGGCCGAGGCGAGGGTCAAGGCCGACAAGCTGGTGGAGGGCGGTTGCGGCTACGACGTGCTCGGCGCCAACCGCGAACTGGCCGGCGCCGAAGTCGAGATGGTGGCGCTGGACCGCCGCGAAAAGCGCCTGCGCACGGCGCTGGCGGCAGTGGGCGCCGAGTACGACTTCGTGCTGATCGATTGCCCGCCGAGCCTGAGCCTGCTCACCCTCAACGGCCTGTGCGCGGCGCATGGCGTGATCGTGCCCATGCAGTGCGAATACTTCGCGCTGGAGGGGCTCACCGACCTGGTCAACACCATCAAGCAGGTGCACGCCAACCTGAACAAGAACCTGCAGATCATCGGCCTCCTGCGCGTGATGTTCGATCCGCGCATCACGCTGCAGCAGCAGGTGAGCGAACAACTCAAGGCTCACTTCGGCGACAAGGTGTTCGACACGGTCATCCCGCGCAACGTGCGGCTCGCCGAGGCGCCGAGCTACGGCCTGCCGGGCGTGGTGTTCGACCCGGCTGCGCGCGGCAGCCAGGCCTTCATTGCCTTTGCCAAGGAGCTGGTCGAGAAGCTGCCGCCCGCCAGCGCCTTTGCGTCGAATGCGGTGGCGCCGCCGATCGCACCGGTCGATCCCGGCGCGCCCAGCCTGGCGATTCCGGAAGACGTGCTCGCCCCTGCGGCCGCATCCGATTCCACCAGCGAAAAAAGCCTTTGACGCGGTCCGCCGTGGGCCTGTGCCAACCCGAATCCCGCCGATGACGACGACCCCCCGCATCCTCTTGCTGCCGGGCTGGCAGAACAGTGGCCCCGGCCATTGGCAGACCCGGTGGGAATCGCTGTACGCCGACCGGCGCGTCGAGCAGCACGAGTGGATGCGCCCGTTGCGCGGCGACTGGTCGGCGCGGCTCGAAGACGAGGTGCTCGCCGCACCGGGCCAGGTCTTGTTTGCGGCGCACAGCCTGGGCTGCATCCTCGTGGCCGCCTGGGCCGCGCATTCGCGCAACACCCACAAGGTGCGCGGCGCGCTACTGGTCGCACCCGGCGACCTGGAACGCGACGACCTGCGCCAGCTCATCCCGGGCTGGGCGCCGATCGTGCGGCAAGCGCTGCCATTCCCCACGGTATTGGTCGCCGCCAACGACGATCCCTATTGCGCCGCCGCGCGCTCGCGCCAGCTGGCGGCCGACTGGGGCGCGCGCTTCGTCGACAACGGCCGGGGCGGCCATCTGAACGCCGAATCCGGCCTGGGCGACTGGCCTGAAGGCCGGAAACTATTGAACGAAATCTCGAAAGACAAGCACTGATGGCGACCAAGAAACCCAAGGGCCTGGGACGCGGCCTCGAGGCGCTGCTCGGACCGACCGCCGGCCATGCTGCCGACAACGCGGGCACGGAAGAGGGCGCGGTCGCACAGAACCCGACCACGCTCATGCTCGACCAGATGGTGGCCGGGGTCTACCAGCCGCGCACCCGCATGGACGAAGGCGCGCTGTACGAGCTTGCCGAGAGCATCAAGGCGCAGGGCATCATGCAGCCGATCCTGGTGCGCCGCCTCGACAGCGCATCGGCCGAGGCCAAGAACGCCGAGTTCGAAATCATCGCTGGCGAGCGCCGCTTCCGCGCCGCGCGCCTCGCGGGTCTCGACCGCGTGCCGGTGCTGGTGCGCGACGTGCCCAACGAGTCCGCGGCCGCCATGTCGCTGATCGAGAACATCCAGCGCGAAGACCTGAACCCGCTCGAAGAAGCCCAGGGCCTGCAACGTCTGGTGGCTGAGTTTGGGCTCACTCACGAAGCTGCCGCCCAAGCCGTGGGCCGTTCGCGCAGCGCCGCCAGCAACCTGCTGCGGCTGCTGAACCTGGCCGAGCCGGCGCAGCAGATGCTGATGGCCGGCGACATCGACATGGGCCACGCCCGCGCGCTGCTGTCGCTGGACCGCGGCACGCAGATCACCGCCGCCAACCAGATCGCCGCCAAGAAGATGTCGGTGCGCGAAGCCGAGGCACTGGTGAAGCGGCTCGCGGCCGAGTTCACGCTCACGCCATCGCGCCGCAGCAACGACGGCGAGAAGTCGCGCGACCTGCAGCGGGTCGAAGAAGAACTGGCCGACCTGCTCACCGCCGAGGTCGAGGTCCGCATCAAGAAGCGCAGCAAGCGGGGCGGCAAGGTCGAGGAAAGCGGCGAACTGGCCATCCACTTCGGCTCCATCGAGGCCCTCAACGGGTTGATCGAACGCATCCGCCGAACGGCCTAGGTGCGGCGTGTCACCTCTGACATTCGCTTGATTGATTCTTGCAATCTTTTACGCGTATCCTCGCCGGGCACATCAACCCAGATATCGAGGAAGAGGGAGTCATCATGAGGTTCACCACAAGGTTTCCATTCGCGGCCGTGGCTGCGGGCGCGCTGCTGCTGACGGGCTGCGCCACCACCGACATGCAGATGGGCAGCCAGTCTGCCAAGACCATGGCCACGGGCAGCGCCGCAGGCTCGGCCACCGCGGGCGAGAGCGGCCAGCTCGAGCGCTGCGAGTCGCCGCTCGGCACGGTCTCGCTGATCGAGAACGTGAACTCCGGCTGGTACACCGTGCTCACCGGCGAATACCGCCTGCCGCCCACGGCCAACCTGCTGCGCCTGCTGGTGCAGCAGTCGAACTGCTTCGTGGTGGTCGAGCGCGGCGCGGCCGGCATGAACGCCATGACGCGCGAGCGCGCACTGCAGCAGTCGGGTGAGATGCGCGGCGGCAGCAACTTCGGCCGCGGCCAGATGGTGGCGTCCGACTACGGGCTTTCACCGGAGATCGTGTTCAGCAACAGCGACGCCGGCGGCATTGGCGGCGCGCTGGGCGGTTTGGTGGGCGGCGGCCGTGGGCGGGCCCTGGCGGCCGTCGGGGGCAGCATGCAGACCAAGGAAGCGAGCGCGCTGCTCACGCTCATCGACAACCGCTCCGGCGTGCAGGTCGCGGCTTCGGAAGGCAGCGCCTCCAAGACCGACTTCGGCGCCTTCGGCTCGGTGTTCGGCGGCCGCGCCGGCGGCGGCCTCGGCGGCTACACCAACACGGCGCAAGGCAAGGTGATTGCCGCTGCCTTCATGGACGCCTTCAACCAGATGGTCCGCTCGCTGCGCAACTACAAGGCCCAGACGGTGCGCGGCCAGGGCCTGGGCGGCGGCGGCCGGCTCGGCGTGGATGGCGGCGCGGCGCCATCGCAAACCTACGTCCCGCCGGAACCGCCACCGGCGCGCCGCCGCAAGTAAGACACGCGGCCGCAAAAAAAAGCCCGGGGCTCTCGCGAGCCGCCGGGCTTTTTTCCTTTCGCTGCGCCGAAGGGATCAGAGCGCGAAGATCTTGCCGGGGTTCATGATGTTCTTCGGGTCGAGCGCACGCTTGATCGTGCGCATCATGTCGATCGCGCCCACGCCTGCTTCCGTCACCAGGAAGTCCATCTTGTGCAGCCCCACGCCGTGCTCGCCGGTGCAGGTGCCCTCGAGCGCCAGCGCGCGGCTCACGAGCGCATGGTTCAGTTCCTCCGCCTTCACGCGCTCTTCGGGGATGTTCGGGTCCAGCAGGTAGCCGAAGTGGAAATTGCCGTCGCCCACGTGGCCGACCAGGAAGTAGGGGATGCCGCTCGCATCGGCTTCGGCCACGGAATCGAGCAGGCAGTCGGCCAGGCGCGAGATGGGCACGCAGGTGTCGGTCGAGATCACGCGGCAGCCCGGGCGCGACTGCACGGCCGCAAAGTAGCTGTTGTGCCGCGCGGTCCACAGCCGGGTGCGTTCTTCCGGCGTGCTGGCCCATTCGAAGGCATTGCCGCCGTGGCCGCTGGCGAGCTCCTGCACGGTCTCGGCCTGTTCCTTCACGCCGGCCGGCGAGCCGTGGAATTCCATCAGCAGCATCGGCTCTTCGCGCAGGTTGAGCTTGGCGTAGGCGTTCACCATGCGCACCGTGTTCACGTCGATCAGCTCCACGCGCGCGATCGGCACGCCGAGCTGGATCGTCTCGATGGTGGTGCGCACCGCGGCCTCGATGCTCGGGAACGAACAGATGGCGGCCGACACCGCCTCGGGCAGCGGATAGATGCGCAGCGTGACTTCGGTGACCACGCCCAGCGTGCCCTCGCTGCCCACCATGAGGCGCGTGAGGTCGTAGCCCGCAGACGACTTCTTGGCGCGCGTGCCGGTGCGAATGACGTCGCCAGCGGCCGTGACCACCTCGAGCGCCAGCACGTTCTCGCGCATGGTGCCGTAGCGCACCGCATTCGTGCCGCTCGCGCGCGTGGCGGTCATGCCGCCGATGGACGCATCGGCGCCCGGGTCGATGGGGAAGAACAGCCCCGTGCTCTTGATCTCTTCATTGAGCTGCTTGCGCGTGACGCCGGGCTGCACCGTGACCGTGAGGTCGTCGGCATTGACCGACAGCACCTTGTTCATGCGCGACACGTCGATGCTGATGCCGCCCTGCACCGCGAGCAGATGGCCTTCGAGCGACGAGCCCACGCCGAAGGGAATGACCGGCACGCTGTGCTCGCTCGCGAGCTTCACGGCATCGGCGACGTCCTGCGTGCTCTCGGCGAAGATCACGGCCGAAGGCGGCGGCGCGTCGAACGAGGACTCGTCGCGCCCATGCTGCGTGCGCACCGCCATGGCGGTGGAGCAATTCGCCCCGAAGCGTGCTTTCAGCCCTTCGATCAGGCTGTCGGGCACGTCGCGCAGATGAAGCTCCGGCATCAGGTGCGAGGTTTGGGTCGGGGCGTTCATCGGTCGTCTCCTGGAGAGGTGGGTGGCGGTTGTGGCTCTGTGCGGCCATTTTACGGAGCGCGCACCATAATGCGCTTCGGCAGACACATGAACCCTACGACCCTCAGCGCGCTCGCGGCCTTTCCGTCGCAACTCGAAGCCCACTACGCGGCCTTTCCGAACATCGGGCGATAAAAGCCGCCCACGCACGCACAACAGGAGCGCCCATGGGCAACCGACTTTCACAGATCGCCACCCGCACCGGCGACGACGGCACCACCGGTCTCGGCGACAACACGCGCGTACCCAAGGATCACCTGCGCGTGCACGCCATGGGCGACGTGGACGAGCTCAACTCCCAGATCGGCGTGCTGCTCTGCGAGCCCATGCCGGAGCCCGTGCGCGAGCTGCTCGTCGACGTCCAGCACCAGCTCTTCAACCTGGGCGGCGAGCTGTCGATGCCGGGTTTCACGCTGCTGAAGTCCGAGGCGCTGCTGCAGCTGGACAACGCGCTGGCCGAGCACAACGCAGCCTTGCCGCGCCTCGCTGAATTCATCCTGCCCGCGGGCACGCGCGCGGCCTCGCTGGCGCACGTGTGCCGCACGGTGGCGCGCCGTGCCGAGCGTGCGGTGGTGGCGCTCGGCGCCACGGCGGAACTCAACGATGCCTTGCGTCAATATCTCAACCGGCTCAGCGATCTGCTCTTCGTGCTGGCGCGCGTGCTCAACCGGATGAACGGCGGCGACGACGTCTACTGGAAGAGCGAACGCATGGCGCGCGCTGCCGCAGAAGCAGTGGACGCCGGCCATCCCGATGACAAGAAAGGAAGCCCCTCATGACCAAGATGCCTGCTCACTCGTTCGCACTGGTGGCTGCGAGCGCCGCGCTCCTGTTGCTGTCCGTCACCGCGGTTCACGCCCAGAGCGCCGACAACCCACCCAAGGTGCAACCCGCGCGCACGCTCCCTCCGCCGCCGCGTGACAGCAAGGTCGTGAACAGCGTGCAGCGCGGCACCAACGCCGCCGGCCGCGGCATCGACCGCGCCGAAGACGCGACACGGCGCGGTGTCAACAACGTGTCGGAAAAAGCCAGCCGGCCGGTGCGCAGGGTGGGCGAGTCCTTCGGCCGCAAGCTGGCGCCGGGCTCCAACGGCCGTGCGGCACCGCCGCCGGTGGGGCCGCAGGGCAGCGCGCCCTGATCCCGGTCAGCGCCAGCCCGCGGCCTTGAACTGTTTCGCCAGCTGCTGCGCAACCTCGGCATAGCCTGCGGCATTGGCATGGATGCGGTCGGAGCGCAGCGAGGCGTCCGACAGCACGCTCGAATACACATTGGCGACGAGCAGCGCCTGTCCCGACTTCGCGACCTCGCCGTAGAACGGCGCATCGCTCAGCGAGCCGACCACCGCGCGCATTGCATCGGGCGCGGGCGTCGCCAGCAGTGCGACACGTGGCGTGTGCGCGCGGGCCTGGGTCACGAGCGCCGCGAGGTTTTCGCGCGTCGCTGCGGGCGGCACGCCGCGAAGCATGTCGTTGCCGCCGATGCCGATGAGGATCGCGTCATAGCTGCCTGCCTGCAGCAGCGATGGCAGGCGCTCCAGCGCGCCGGCCGAGGTGTCGCCATTGACGCCCGCGTTGTCGATCTGCCAACCGGTGAGTTCGCCGAGCTTCACCGGCCACGCCGCATCGGGCGGCGCGCCGTAGCCCGCCGTGAGGCTGTCGCCCAGCGCGAGCACGCGGGCGCCGGGTTTCAATGCGGCGGCGGAGGGCTTGCGCTTGCCGCAGGCGGCCAGCGCGGCGGCTGTGGATGCGCCCGCCAGCAGGTGGAAAAGGTGTCGTCGCTTCATGCTGCGCGCTAGCTTAAGCGCATTCGATGACGGTGCCCGGGCTCAGCCTCTGCGAACCGCCGCATGCGCCTTGCGCAATTCCGCCTGCATCTGCTTCCAGAGCGCCGGCCCGCCTTTTTGCATGGCCGCAGCGGCTGCTGCGCTCTCGCGCGTGACGGGCTGGTGCTTGCGCCCCCAGATGCCGATCTGCGCCACCACCGGCAGCAGGTCGATGCCCATCGGCGTCAGGCTGTAGATCGCCTTCTGCT
The Variovorax sp. OAS795 genome window above contains:
- the rsmG gene encoding 16S rRNA (guanine(527)-N(7))-methyltransferase RsmG; translated protein: MSAPIETLREGAAALGLALSGPQAEQLLSYGTLMLKWNKVYNLTALRDPASVLTHHLLDSLAAVAPLQREWAGKGKLLDVGSGGGLPGVVIAIMRPDLEVSCLDAVAKKAAFVQQVAAELELPNLRGLHARVESLTGSYEVISSRAFASLPDFFSGSAHLLAPEGVWLAMKGKVPTEELAVLPAGVSVFHVEQLVVPGLDAERCIVWARKQTA
- a CDS encoding LysE family transporter → MFGIADYGAFVAAIVLFLLIPGPGNLALITSTSKGGIRGGLAATMGVILGDQVLMWAAVAGVSAVLAAYPAAFKAVQWLGAAYLAWLGARMLLAKPGAAPILNIRPSHFLRQALAITLLNPKAIVFYMAFFPLFVDPARHQGVVTFGAMAVTIAVLTFLYGLTSTLLTHFLAERIRANPRISGALEKLAGVFLIAFGVKLAISR
- a CDS encoding ParA family protein; this translates as MAKIFCIANQKGGVGKTTTTVNLAAGLAKVGQRVLMIDLDPQGNATMGSGIDKRQLELTVYDVLLESASVAEARVKADKLVEGGCGYDVLGANRELAGAEVEMVALDRREKRLRTALAAVGAEYDFVLIDCPPSLSLLTLNGLCAAHGVIVPMQCEYFALEGLTDLVNTIKQVHANLNKNLQIIGLLRVMFDPRITLQQQVSEQLKAHFGDKVFDTVIPRNVRLAEAPSYGLPGVVFDPAARGSQAFIAFAKELVEKLPPASAFASNAVAPPIAPVDPGAPSLAIPEDVLAPAAASDSTSEKSL
- a CDS encoding alpha/beta hydrolase, which gives rise to MTTTPRILLLPGWQNSGPGHWQTRWESLYADRRVEQHEWMRPLRGDWSARLEDEVLAAPGQVLFAAHSLGCILVAAWAAHSRNTHKVRGALLVAPGDLERDDLRQLIPGWAPIVRQALPFPTVLVAANDDPYCAAARSRQLAADWGARFVDNGRGGHLNAESGLGDWPEGRKLLNEISKDKH
- a CDS encoding ParB/RepB/Spo0J family partition protein gives rise to the protein MATKKPKGLGRGLEALLGPTAGHAADNAGTEEGAVAQNPTTLMLDQMVAGVYQPRTRMDEGALYELAESIKAQGIMQPILVRRLDSASAEAKNAEFEIIAGERRFRAARLAGLDRVPVLVRDVPNESAAAMSLIENIQREDLNPLEEAQGLQRLVAEFGLTHEAAAQAVGRSRSAASNLLRLLNLAEPAQQMLMAGDIDMGHARALLSLDRGTQITAANQIAAKKMSVREAEALVKRLAAEFTLTPSRRSNDGEKSRDLQRVEEELADLLTAEVEVRIKKRSKRGGKVEESGELAIHFGSIEALNGLIERIRRTA
- a CDS encoding CsgG/HfaB family protein, with product MRFTTRFPFAAVAAGALLLTGCATTDMQMGSQSAKTMATGSAAGSATAGESGQLERCESPLGTVSLIENVNSGWYTVLTGEYRLPPTANLLRLLVQQSNCFVVVERGAAGMNAMTRERALQQSGEMRGGSNFGRGQMVASDYGLSPEIVFSNSDAGGIGGALGGLVGGGRGRALAAVGGSMQTKEASALLTLIDNRSGVQVAASEGSASKTDFGAFGSVFGGRAGGGLGGYTNTAQGKVIAAAFMDAFNQMVRSLRNYKAQTVRGQGLGGGGRLGVDGGAAPSQTYVPPEPPPARRRK
- a CDS encoding FAD-linked oxidase C-terminal domain-containing protein; this translates as MNAPTQTSHLMPELHLRDVPDSLIEGLKARFGANCSTAMAVRTQHGRDESSFDAPPPSAVIFAESTQDVADAVKLASEHSVPVIPFGVGSSLEGHLLAVQGGISIDVSRMNKVLSVNADDLTVTVQPGVTRKQLNEEIKSTGLFFPIDPGADASIGGMTATRASGTNAVRYGTMRENVLALEVVTAAGDVIRTGTRAKKSSAGYDLTRLMVGSEGTLGVVTEVTLRIYPLPEAVSAAICSFPSIEAAVRTTIETIQLGVPIARVELIDVNTVRMVNAYAKLNLREEPMLLMEFHGSPAGVKEQAETVQELASGHGGNAFEWASTPEERTRLWTARHNSYFAAVQSRPGCRVISTDTCVPISRLADCLLDSVAEADASGIPYFLVGHVGDGNFHFGYLLDPNIPEERVKAEELNHALVSRALALEGTCTGEHGVGLHKMDFLVTEAGVGAIDMMRTIKRALDPKNIMNPGKIFAL
- a CDS encoding cob(I)yrinic acid a,c-diamide adenosyltransferase, encoding MGNRLSQIATRTGDDGTTGLGDNTRVPKDHLRVHAMGDVDELNSQIGVLLCEPMPEPVRELLVDVQHQLFNLGGELSMPGFTLLKSEALLQLDNALAEHNAALPRLAEFILPAGTRAASLAHVCRTVARRAERAVVALGATAELNDALRQYLNRLSDLLFVLARVLNRMNGGDDVYWKSERMARAAAEAVDAGHPDDKKGSPS
- a CDS encoding GDSL-type esterase/lipase family protein, with protein sequence MKRRHLFHLLAGASTAAALAACGKRKPSAAALKPGARVLALGDSLTAGYGAPPDAAWPVKLGELTGWQIDNAGVNGDTSAGALERLPSLLQAGSYDAILIGIGGNDMLRGVPPAATRENLAALVTQARAHTPRVALLATPAPDAMRAVVGSLSDAPFYGEVAKSGQALLVANVYSSVLSDASLRSDRIHANAAGYAEVAQQLAKQFKAAGWR